The following proteins are encoded in a genomic region of Brachypodium distachyon strain Bd21 chromosome 1, Brachypodium_distachyon_v3.0, whole genome shotgun sequence:
- the LOC100844207 gene encoding ABC transporter G family member 5, which yields MSRFVDKLPFFDRRASPMEEADDIPRSGLLHLHGGHHHYHHQQPAAQSAMMSPQPSPPTKQSSFTLAQLLKRVNEARSDVSSPNSSPSHYTIELGGSAPGSTGSDGSELTAHAGVGTLLPFVLKFTDLTYSVKQRKKGPCLPALPFRAAAEPEAPRMKTLLDNISGEAREGEIMAVLGASGSGKSTLIDALANRIRKESLHGSVTLNGESMDNNLLKVISAYVMQDDLLYPMLTVEETLMFSAEFRLPRSLPTKEKKKRVQALIDQLGLRNAANTIIGDEGHRGVSGGERRRVSIGVDIIHDPIVLFLDEPTSGLDSTSAFMVVKVLQRIAQSGSVVVMSIHQPSYRILGLLDRLLFLSRGQTVYYGPPGALSSFFHDFGKPIHDNENPTEFALDLVRELETMPDGARDLVEHNKSWQKRMGPKMKHHDDDGEKPSLSLKEAISASISRGKLVSGATDGNVTVSSSASPESAVSKFANPFWVEMGVLTRRAFLNTKRTPEIFVIRLGAVLITGFILATIFWRLDDSPKGVEERLGFFAIAMSTMFYTCSDALPVFLNERYIFLRETAYNAYRRSSYVLSHTIVGFPSLIVLSLAFAVTTFFAVGLAGGVDGFFFFVAIVLASFWAGSGFATFLSGVVTNVMLGFPVVVSTLAYFLLFSGFFINRDRIPKYWLWFHYASLVKYPYEAVMINEFSDPSRCFVRGVQMFDNTPLSILSPAVKVRVLRAMSSSLGINIGTSTCITTGPDFLKQQAVNDLTKWECLWITVAWGFLFRILFYIALLLGSRNKRR from the coding sequence ATGTCGCGGTTTGTGGACAAGCTGCCGTTCTTCGACCGGAGAGCGTCGCcaatggaggaggcggatgaCATCCCGCGCAGcggcctcctccacctgcacggcggccaccaccattaccaccaccagcagcctGCAGCACAGAGCGCCATGATGTCGCCgcagccgtcgccgcccacGAAGCAGTCGTCCTTCACGCTGGCGCAGCTCCTGAAGCGCGTCAACGAGGCGCGCAGCGACGTGTCGTCGCCCAACTCATCGCCGTCGCACTACACCATCGAGCTCGGCGGGTCCGCGCCGGGATCCACCGGCAGCGACGGCAGCGAGCTGACCGCCCACGCCGGTGTCGGCACACTCCTGCCGTTCGTGCTCAAGTTCACCGACCTCACGTACAGCGTGAAGCAGCGGAAGAAGGGCCCGTGCCTTCCGGCGCTCCCGTTCCGGGCAGCGGCAGAGCCCGAGGCGCCACGGATGAAGACGCTTCTCGACAACATCTCCGGGGAGGCCCGGGAGGGCGAGATCATGGCGGTGCTGGGCGCGAGCGGGTCCGGCAAGAGCACGCTGATCGACGCGCTGGCCAACCGCATCAGGAAGGAGAGCCTGCACGGCTCCGTGACGCTCAACGGCGAGTCCATGGACAACAACCTGCTCAAGGTGATCTCGGCGTACGTGATGCAGGACGACCTCCTGTACCCGATGCTCACCGTGGAGGAGACGCTCATGTTCTCGGCCGAGTTCCGCCTGCCGCGCTCCCTCCCCaccaaggagaagaagaaacggGTGCAGGCGCTCATCGACCAGCTCGGGCTGCGCAACGCCGCCAACACCATCATCGGCGACGAGGGCCACCGCGGCGTGTcgggcggcgagcgccggcGCGTGTCCATCGGCGTGGACATCATCCACGACCCCATCGTGCTGTTCCTCGACGAGCCCACCTCCGGGCTCGACTCCACCAGCGCCTTCATGGTCGTCAAGGTGCTGCAGCGCATCGCGCAGAGCGGCAGCGTCGTGGTCATGTCCATCCACCAGCCGAGCTACCGCAtcctcggcctcctcgaccgcctcctcttcctgtcCCGCGGCCAGACGGTGTACTACGGCCCGCCTGGCGCGCTCTCGTCCTTTTTCCACGACTTCGGCAAGCCCATCCATGACAACGAGAACCCGACGGAGTTCGCGCTGGACCTCGTCAGGGAGCTCGAGACCATGCCGGACGGAGCCAGGGACCTCGTCGAGCACAACAAGTCGTGGCAGAAGCGCATGGGCCCCAAGATGAAAcaccacgacgacgacggcgagaaGCCGTCGCTCTCACTGAAGGAGGCCATCAGCGCCAGCATCTCCCGCGGGAAGCTCGTGTCCGGCGCGACCGACGGCAACGTCACGgtgtcgtcgtcggcgtcgccggAGTCCGCGGTGTCCAAGTTCGCGAACCCGTTCTGGGTGGAGATGGGCGTGCTGACCCGCCGCGCGTTCCTCAACACGAAGCGCACTCCGGAGATCTTCGTGATCCGCCTGGGCGCGGTGCTCATCACGGGGTTCATCCTGGCCACCATCTTCTGGCGCCTGGACGACTCGCCCAAGGGCGTGGAGGAGCGCCTGGGATTCTTCGCCATCGCCATGTCCACCATGTTCTACACATGCTCCGACGCGCTGCCCGTGTTCCTCAACGAGCGCTACATCTTCCTCAGGGAGACGGCCTACAACGCGTACCGACGCTCCTCCTACGTGCTCTCCCACACCATCGTCGGCTTCCCCTCGCTCATCGTCCTCTCCCTCGCCTTCGCCGTCACCACATTCTTCGCCGTGGGgctggccggcggcgtcgacggcttcttcttcttcgtggCCATCGTGCTGGCTTCCTTCTGGGCAGGGAGCGGGTTCGCCACGTTCCTGTCCGGCGTGGTCACCAACGTCATGCTGGGGTTCCCCGTGGTGGTGTCCACGCTGGCCTACTTCCTGCTCTTCAGCGGCTTCTTCATCAACCGGGACAGGATCCCAAAGTACTGGCTGTGGTTCCACTACGCGTCGCTGGTCAAGTACCCGTACGAGGCGGTGATGATCAACGAGTTCAGCGACCCGTCCCGGTGCTTCGTGCGCGGGGTGCAGATGTTCGACAACACGCCGCTCTCCATCCTGTCGCCGGCGGTCAAGGTGCGGGTGCTGCGTGCCATGAGCTCGTCGCTCGGGATCAACATCGGCACGTCGACGTGCATCACCACGGGGCCCGACTTCCTCAAGCAGCAGGCCGTCAACGACCTCACCAAGTGGGAATGCCTCTGGATCACCGTCGCCTGGGGCTTCCTCTTCCGCATCCTCTTCTACATCGCGCTGCTGCTCGGCAGCAGGAACAAGAGGAGGTAG